Proteins found in one Salinimonas lutimaris genomic segment:
- the astD gene encoding succinylglutamate-semialdehyde dehydrogenase yields the protein MMQTTHFINGKWLAGEGHDIASVDPAKNDVIWEGKSASASQIDAAIKAARAAAPAWARLGAEGRLAIIKKFGEQLEQAKPELAKVMARETGKPEWETATEVAAMMGKIGISERAYNERTGTVENPMPVGKAMLRHKPHGVVAVFGPYNFPGHLPNGHIVPALLAGNTVIFKPSDLTPMVAQETVKLWEKAGLPAGVLNLVQGEVETGKALASHQDIDGLFFTGSSRTGKLLHEQFAGHPGKILALEMGGNNPLIVKDVADTDAAVHDIVQSAYITSGQRCTCARRLFVPAGEQGDALIARLIAVTKNIRVDDYDAAEQPFMGAMISARAAKLMVEAQSELEQLGAQVLLRLEQPDADKGFATPGIIDVTGILDTMPDEEHFGPLLKVIRYTDFDAAIEEANNTSFGLSAGLLSDNQADWDHFLELIRAGIVNWNRPITGASSAAPFGGVGDSGNHRASAFYAADYCAYPVASVELEKVTLPGTLSPGLSME from the coding sequence ATAATGCAAACAACACATTTTATTAACGGCAAATGGCTTGCCGGTGAAGGGCACGATATTGCGTCGGTCGATCCGGCCAAAAATGATGTTATCTGGGAAGGTAAATCCGCCTCAGCCAGCCAGATTGATGCGGCAATTAAAGCTGCCCGTGCGGCAGCGCCGGCATGGGCCCGACTGGGAGCCGAAGGTCGTCTGGCAATCATCAAAAAATTTGGTGAGCAGCTGGAACAGGCGAAGCCTGAACTGGCCAAAGTGATGGCTCGTGAGACCGGCAAACCAGAGTGGGAAACCGCCACAGAAGTGGCCGCCATGATGGGTAAAATTGGCATTTCTGAGCGCGCCTACAACGAGCGAACCGGTACGGTAGAAAATCCGATGCCAGTGGGTAAAGCCATGCTGCGTCACAAGCCACATGGTGTGGTTGCGGTGTTCGGCCCCTATAACTTCCCGGGGCACTTACCTAACGGACATATTGTTCCGGCTCTGCTGGCCGGTAACACGGTTATTTTCAAACCCAGCGATCTGACGCCCATGGTGGCGCAGGAAACGGTTAAGCTGTGGGAAAAAGCAGGCCTGCCAGCCGGCGTGCTTAATCTGGTACAGGGCGAAGTGGAAACCGGTAAAGCACTGGCTTCACATCAGGACATTGACGGTCTGTTTTTCACCGGTAGTTCACGTACCGGCAAGCTACTTCACGAGCAGTTTGCCGGTCATCCGGGCAAAATTCTGGCACTGGAAATGGGCGGCAACAACCCATTAATCGTAAAAGACGTGGCCGATACGGATGCCGCTGTTCACGACATTGTACAATCAGCCTATATCACATCAGGCCAGCGTTGTACCTGTGCCCGCCGACTGTTTGTGCCGGCTGGCGAACAGGGAGACGCTCTGATTGCACGGCTGATTGCAGTAACGAAAAATATCCGTGTAGACGACTATGATGCGGCTGAGCAGCCATTTATGGGCGCCATGATTTCAGCCCGCGCCGCCAAACTGATGGTAGAGGCGCAAAGCGAACTGGAACAACTGGGTGCACAGGTGCTGTTGCGCTTAGAACAGCCCGATGCCGATAAAGGCTTTGCCACGCCAGGCATTATTGATGTCACGGGTATTCTGGATACGATGCCGGATGAAGAGCACTTTGGTCCGCTGTTAAAAGTTATTCGTTATACCGACTTTGATGCGGCCATTGAAGAAGCCAATAACACCAGCTTTGGTCTGTCGGCCGGGCTGTTAAGTGATAATCAGGCTGACTGGGATCACTTCCTGGAACTTATCCGGGCGGGTATTGTGAACTGGAATCGTCCTATCACTGGAGCCAGCAGTGCTGCACCATTTGGTGGTGTGGGCGATAGCGGTAACCATCGCGCCAGTGCTTTTTATGCCGCAGATTACTGCGCCTACCCGGTAGCCTCTGTTGAACTGGAAAAAGTGACGCTGCCAGGCACTTTAAGCCCTGGCCTGTCGATGGAATAA
- the astA gene encoding arginine N-succinyltransferase has protein sequence MNIIRPIRHSDYPALLEIAEESGIGFTSLPVNEDLLKNKIERAEAGFAAAVTKPGNEGYLFVMEDATTGQVVGTSGIEAAVGMDDAFYHYHLGKVVHASRELDIHNTVDILTFCNDYTGVTEICTLFLREQARGGINGRFLSKVRFLFMMEHRERFSETIIAEMRGVSDENGRSPFWEWLEDHFFSMDFPTADYLTGIGNKVFIAELMPKYPIYVNLLSKEAQAVIGQVHTKTRPALQLLQEEGFSNRGYVDIFDAGPTVEANLSHIRTAQASRKLPVTIDDQTAARGRSHYMINTSVKDFRAVATEMTVSEEQQVAVISRQAAAALNISSGDMIRFAPVSFRD, from the coding sequence ATCCGGCACTGCTGGAAATCGCTGAGGAGTCCGGCATTGGTTTTACCTCTTTGCCGGTCAACGAAGATCTGCTAAAGAACAAAATTGAGCGCGCTGAAGCCGGCTTTGCCGCTGCGGTCACCAAGCCAGGTAACGAAGGCTATTTATTTGTTATGGAAGATGCGACCACCGGTCAGGTGGTCGGTACTTCGGGTATTGAAGCGGCCGTGGGCATGGATGATGCTTTTTATCATTATCATCTTGGCAAGGTCGTGCATGCTTCCCGCGAGCTGGATATTCACAATACTGTGGATATTCTGACGTTCTGTAACGACTACACCGGGGTTACCGAAATTTGCACGCTGTTTTTACGCGAGCAGGCCCGCGGTGGCATCAACGGCCGGTTTTTATCTAAAGTCCGCTTCCTGTTTATGATGGAGCACCGCGAGCGCTTCTCTGAGACGATCATTGCTGAAATGCGTGGTGTGAGCGATGAAAACGGCCGTTCTCCGTTCTGGGAGTGGCTCGAAGACCATTTTTTCTCCATGGACTTTCCTACCGCTGATTACCTGACGGGTATTGGCAATAAGGTCTTTATTGCCGAGTTGATGCCTAAATATCCGATTTACGTCAACTTGCTCAGTAAAGAAGCCCAGGCGGTGATTGGTCAGGTTCATACCAAAACACGTCCGGCCTTGCAGCTGCTGCAGGAAGAAGGCTTCAGTAACCGCGGTTATGTGGATATTTTTGATGCCGGGCCAACCGTTGAGGCCAATCTGAGCCATATCCGTACAGCGCAGGCCAGTCGCAAACTACCAGTGACCATTGACGATCAAACGGCGGCCCGGGGTCGTAGTCACTACATGATTAATACATCGGTTAAAGACTTCCGGGCTGTGGCCACCGAAATGACAGTCAGTGAGGAACAGCAGGTTGCCGTGATTTCACGCCAGGCCGCTGCCGCCCTCAACATCTCCTCCGGGGACATGATCCGCTTTGCTCCCGTGAGTTTCAGAGACTAA
- a CDS encoding DUF1338 domain-containing protein, which produces MHTNVDTLFSNMWDDYVNITPSAYKIHALLLDSENDDQIVNDHVAFRTFNLPKVSLDKLAAHFLALGYEAKGDYDFSAKKLTAKHFEHPDETKPKVFISELRVEEMSEEVQAIIHRMVDEMDGDVVEADNFLYSGKHWSVTKADYDRLLEESEYAAWLSAWGFRANHFTVSVNFLNKTQELADVNDMLKSAGFTLNTSGGEIKGGEDVCLAQSSTMADHAYVQFETESKLIPSCFYEFAQRYKMPDGKLYQGFVAASADKIFESTNAR; this is translated from the coding sequence ATGCATACCAATGTCGATACGTTATTTAGCAATATGTGGGACGACTACGTCAACATTACGCCGTCGGCCTACAAAATCCATGCGTTGTTGCTCGATAGTGAGAATGACGACCAGATTGTGAATGACCATGTGGCGTTTCGTACTTTTAACCTGCCAAAGGTGTCGCTGGATAAACTGGCAGCACATTTTCTGGCGCTGGGATACGAAGCTAAAGGCGATTATGACTTCTCGGCCAAAAAGCTAACAGCCAAGCATTTTGAGCATCCGGATGAAACCAAACCTAAGGTGTTCATCAGCGAATTGCGCGTGGAAGAAATGTCTGAAGAAGTTCAGGCCATTATTCACCGCATGGTGGATGAAATGGATGGCGATGTTGTTGAAGCCGATAATTTTCTGTATTCGGGCAAACACTGGTCAGTGACAAAAGCAGACTATGACCGTTTGCTGGAAGAGTCTGAATATGCAGCATGGCTGTCCGCCTGGGGTTTCCGTGCTAATCATTTTACTGTCAGTGTAAACTTCCTGAACAAAACGCAGGAGCTGGCGGATGTGAATGACATGCTTAAGTCAGCAGGTTTTACTTTAAATACATCAGGCGGTGAAATTAAAGGCGGTGAGGATGTATGCCTGGCCCAGTCATCGACCATGGCAGACCATGCATATGTACAGTTTGAAACCGAATCAAAGCTCATTCCAAGCTGCTTTTATGAGTTTGCACAGCGTTACAAGATGCCGGATGGCAAGTTGTATCAGGGCTTTGTTGCGGCCTCGGCCGATAAAATTTTTGAAAGCACCAACGCCAGATAA